In the genome of Oncorhynchus gorbuscha isolate QuinsamMale2020 ecotype Even-year linkage group LG05, OgorEven_v1.0, whole genome shotgun sequence, the window gcaaaacattagggacaccttcctaatattgagttgcaccaaaTGTTGCCTTCAGAACTGCCTACATTTatcagggcatggactacaaggtgtggaaagtgttccacagggatgctggctcatgttgactccaatgcttcccacagttgtgtgaagttggctggatgtcctttgggtggtgggccattgTTGATACCCACAGGAAACTATAGAGCGTgagaaacccagcagcgttgcagttcttggcacactcaaactggtgcacctggcatctactaccataccctgttcataggcacttaaatcttttgtcttaccccttcaccctctgaatgccaCACATACAATCAATTTGTAAATTGTCTCGacaaaaatccttctttaacatgtctcctccccttcatctacactgattgagggATCAattaagggatcatagatttcacctggattcacctgtcatgttttgtacactcagtgtattagTATCATAAAAATGATTACCTTCAGCAGAACGTATAGCTCAATATCTATAGCCTCAGTCCAGTGGAGAATAAAGTTACAGGTCTGAGgtcagttctgtgtcctgtttaAGATTTTGGTATGgtaacctgatcctagacctgtgttTAAGGTACACTGCTATCCAGAGCTTTTAGCCAACTGCAGGAGGATGAattatatattgtgtgtgtgtgtgtgtgtgtgtgtgtgtgtgtgtgtgtgtgtgtgtgtgtgtgtgtgtgtgtgtgtgtgtgtgtgtgtgtgtgtgtgtgtgtgtgtgtgtgtgtgtgtgtgtgtgtgtgtgtgtgtgtgtgtgtgtgtgaaaatcaCTTTCATTAACTCTGTAAAAAGGATGACCTGCTTTTCTGCAAATGATGGTTAGAGATTGCTGTCAGGTGCAGTTGAACCTGCTGATTAGTGGGAGCAGACACACAGTTCTAATCAGGCTCAGATAAACATCTAATCACAGGGCAGAAATGATTTAGAAACACCCAATCACAGGAGGAAATGATTTAGAAACACCTAATCACAGGGAGGAAATGATTTAGAAACATCTAATCACAGGAGGAAATGATTTAGAAACATTCAATCACAGGAGGAAATGATTTAGAAACACCTAATCACAGGGAGGAAATGATTTAGAAACATCTAATCACAGGAGGAAATGATTTAGAAACATTCAATCACAGGAGGAAATGATTTAGAAACATCTAATCACAGGAGGAAATGATTTAGAAACATCTAATCACAGGAGGAAATGATTTAGAAACACCCAATCACAGGGAGGAAATGATTTAGAAACATTCAATCACAGGAGGAAATTATTTAGAAGCATCTAATCACAGGAGGAAATTATTTAGAAACATTCAATCACAGGAGGAAATTATGTAGAAACATCTAATCACAGGAGGAAATTATTTAGAAACATCTAATCACAGGAGGAAATGATTTAGAAACACCCAATCACAGGGAGGAAATGATTTAGAAACATTCAATCACAGGAGGAAATGATTTAGAAACATCTAATCACAGGGAGGAAATTATTTAGAAACACCCAATCACAGGGAGGAAATGATTTAGAAACATCTAATCACAGGAGGAAATGATTTAGAAACATTCAATCACAGGAGGAAGTGATTTAGAAACATCCTATCACAGGAGGAAATGATTTAGAAACATCCTATCACAGGAGGAAATGATTTAGAAACATTCAATCACAGGAGGAAATTATTTAGAAACATTCAATCACAGGAAGAAATGATTTAGAAACATTCAATCACACAAGAGTGGAGAATAATATACATTTCggatcagtgtgtctgtgtgtgtgtcagtgtgcgtgTGTTTTAATTGGGCTAGGGCTGGTCTGTGGACGTAGCAGTAAGTCAtgctggtggagggaggagagagggagacggaagaaggagtagagagaggaaggagagaaagagggagatggggaatagggagtggagagggagggagggaggagagacgggtaggatgggggaaagagagggaacagggagaggagagagtgagggaatagagagaaagagggggtataCCCTGTCTAGAGCAgtagaagagatggaggaagggagagggagggaggagagacggggaggatgggggaaagagagcgaacagggagaggagagagtgagggaatagagagaaagagggggtataCCCTGTCTAGAGCAgtagaagagatggaggaaggagaggcagaaaAAGGGGTAGAAGAAGGCCGTTAGAGAGGGGGGTAGTGTGTGCGTGAGTCATCTCCCATGGGACCCCTGGGGAGGGGGATGTAATCTAAGTGAGCCCCTGGCTTCTCTCCCCCTCCGCTGGACTAGGCCCCACTCATTAAAGTCCTGGCTGGTAGCCAGCTCTGTTAACAGAGCCACAGCCTTTTACTGCCTGTCTGGAGAATATAAATCACAACCTGGGAATCATATATCTCCGGGACCAACCATTGGCaggctgagagggagggagggagagattggtGAATTATAGACCTCTCCACCCATGCgtttcgttctctccctctctggccagATGTGCTCGCTGCACTCAGAATACAGAATGTACCACAAACACATTGGTTCAGTATTTGGTGATTTAGGAGCTGACTGCCTCTTTGTCTGCTATAGGCTTACACATGTTCATCTGGCTGCTTCGAAAACTGGGAAGACACCTTaaacactatacacatcatatatatatacatttgatgTAAAAACAGAATAATAAGCAACTACTGATGTTGTTTTCCATTATCGGAACAAGAATTAACGCATCCACTGCCTCAGTACAACAATATATTTTGAGCTAAATCTGAACAATCAGATATCTGGAGAGAGTGTggctgtgttataacatggtaatAAGTCTAATATAATAGTAACACATTACCTGTTAGAGTGGggctgtgttataacatggtaatAAGCCTGTTACTATCAATAATACGTTGTTACCTGTTagagctaaccgatcgctgcagctgtacatagtccttctgtaaatagcccacccaatctacctacctcatccccatattgttttataTACATAGGCCATAGTAGAGAAGTtatttacaatttagcattaacactggagtgataaatgagcagatgatgatgtgcaagtagagatactggtgtataACACAGCCCCACTCATAACGGGTAACGTGTTACTACGCTGTTAGAGTGGggctgtgttataacatggtaatAAGTCTAATAGAATAGTAACACGTTACCTGTTAGAGTGGggctgtgttataacatggtaatAAGTCTAATAGAATAGTAACACGATACCTGTTAGAGTGGggctgtgttataacatggtaatAAGTCTAATAGAATAGTAACACGATACCTGTTAGAGTGGggctgtgttataacatggtaatAAGTCTAATAGAATAGTAACACGATACCTGTTAGAGTGGggctgtgttataacatggtaatAAGTCTAATAGAATAGTAACACGATACCTGTTAGAGTGGggctgtgttataacatggtaatAAGTCTAATAGAATAGTAACACGATACCTGTTAGAGTGGggctgtgttataacatggtaatAAGTCTAATAGAATAGTAACACGATACCTGTTAGAGTGGggctgtgttataacatggtaatAAGTCTAATAGAATAGTAACACGTTACCTGTTAGATTGGggctgtgttataacatggtaatAAGTCTAATAGAATAGTAACACGTTACCTGTTAGATTGGggctgtgttataacatggtaatAAGTCTAATAGAATAGTAACACGTTACCTGTTAAGAGTGGggctgtgttataacatggtaatAAGTCTAATAGAATAGTAACACGTTGTTACCTGTTAGAGTGGggctgtgttataacatggtaatAAGTCTAATAGAATAGTAACACGTTGTTACCTGTTAGAGTGGggctgtgttataacatggtaatAAGTCTAATAGAATAGTAACACGTTACCTGTTAGAGTGGggctgtgttataacatggtaatAAGTCTAATAGAATAGTAACACGTTGTTACCTGTTAGAGTAGggctgtgttataacatggtaatAAGTCTAATAGAATAGTAACACGTTACCTGTTAAGAGTGGggctgtgttataacatggtaatAAGTCTAATAGAATAGTAACACGTTGTTACCTGTTAGAGTAGggctgtgttataacatggtaatAAGTCTAATAGAATAGTAACACGTTGTTACCTGTTAGAGTGGggctgtgttataacatggtaatAAGTCTAATAGAATAGTAACACGTTGTTACCTGTTAGAGTGGggctgtgttataacatggtaatAAGTCTAATAGAATAGTAACACGTTGTTACCTGTTAGAGTAGGGCTGGAACTGTGGAAGGACTCTTCTCTTTCATGGATCTTCTCTTTCCTGGCATTGTGGAACGACATCACCCCTTCCTCTCCGAACACTGCTAAGCCCCTCCTTCTGCCATGCccactgccctcctccctctcctcccgcaATCTgaaaaggtcagaggtcaaatcTGGCCGCAGTGATTGGCTGCTGTAGTTGCTCACGAAGCTGCACACTGGCTCTCCAGGTGTGCGTTGGCGGAACTGGACATGGTCCACAGAGAGTCTAAGAGAAGGGTTACTCAAACATCGCTCCCCTGGATCCCCCTCTAGAGCCTCTCCCACCCCCCCTCTGCTTCTCCTGACGCTTCTGGTTGGTCATCTCCCACCTGTCCGTCAGCAGGTTGAGCAGCCCATTGGTCTTGGCACCGCTGAAGAGCCCGCCCAGCTCCTGTCTGTCATGGGGTGAGAGGAGGTTGGTCTCTTCcttatgtttgtgtttgtgcttgtgtttcctcTTGTGAAGCCTCACCCCTCCAAGACCTCCACCACCCAGGGACCCCAGTCCTTCTCCCCGACCAGAGGAGCCCTGCAGTGGGCCGCTAGATGCCTGGAGCTTGGAGTGGCCCCCAGAGTGGAACTTCGGAGGGGGGACGGCAGGCCTCATGAAGGGGGAGGGTGGTGAAGGGCCGTGGGGATGGTGGGGAAGGTAGAGTGGGGGTGATGGGGTGTagtagcccaggctcagaggcgGGGCATAAGGCATGGCATATGGTGCATAGTAGTTCCCCCCCGCCAGCGGATACCCAAAACCCTGGACAAAAGGCAGCTTGGATGTGATTGGCTCGCTGGTTTTGGCGGGCCGGGCGCTGTTAGAGTGGGCTCCTCTTGGCCTTGAGCTCGGCAGTCCTGCGAAGGTACGGGGCGGGATCACAGGGGTAGGGGTCATAGGTCAGggggtagtagtgatggtggaaGTTGAGGCGGAAGATGGAGGGGTAGGGTTGCTGGGGGTAGCAGGAGGCGTAGCGTCGGTGGGACACATGTAGCTGCTGCAGTTTTATCACCACCtggcagagaagaggaggagaggccaaatcagtactggataatacaacagtccagaggagaggccatatcagtactggataatacatacagtccagaggagaggccatatcaatactggataatacatacagtccagaggagaggaggaaaggccatatcagtactggataatacaacagtccagaggagaggccatatcagtactggataatacatacagtccagaggagaggccatatcagtactggataatacatacagtccagaggagaggaggaaaggccatatcagtactggataatacaacagtccagaggagaggccatatcagtactggataatacatacagtccagaggagaggccatatcagtactggataatacatacagtccagaggagaggccatatcagtactggataatacatacagtccagaggagaggccatatcaatACTGGATAagtacatacagtccagagaagaggaggagaggccatatcagtactggataatacatacagtccagaggagaggccatatcaatactggataatacatacagtccagaggagaggaggaaaggccatatcagtactggataatacaacagtccagaggagaggccatatcagtactggataatacatacagtccagaggagaggccatatcagtactggataatacatacagtccagaggagaggccatatcaatactggataatacatatagtccagaggagaggaggaaaggccatatcagtactggataatacaacagtccagaggagaggccatatcagtactggataatacatacagtccagaggagaggccatatcaatactggataatacatacagtccagaggagaggaggaaaggccatatcagtactggataatacaacagtccagaggagaggccatatcagtactggataatacatacagtccagaggagaggccatatcagtactggataatacatacagtccagaggagaggccatatcaatactggataatacatacagtccagagaagaggaggagaggccatatcagtactggataatacaacagtccagaggagaggccatatcagtactggataatacatacagtccagaggagaggccatatcagtactggataatacatacagtccagaggagaggccatatcaatactggataatacatacagtccagaggagaggaggaaaggccatatcagtactggataatacaacagtccagaggagaggccatatcagtactggataatacatacagtccagaggagaggccatatcagtactggataatacatacagtccagaggagaggccatatcagtactggataatacatacagtccagaggagaggccatatcagtactggataatacatacagtccagaggagaggccatatcagtactggataatacatacagtccagaggagaggccatatcagtactggataatacatacagtccagaggagaggccatatcaatactggataatacatatagtccagaggagaggaggagaggccatatcagtactggataatacatacagtccagaggagaggagga includes:
- the LOC124034921 gene encoding SET-binding protein-like, whose translation is MPYAPPLSLGYYTPSPPLYLPHHPHGPSPPSPFMRPAVPPPKFHSGGHSKLQASSGPLQGSSGRGEGLGSLGGGGLGGVRLHKRKHKHKHKHKEETNLLSPHDRQELGGLFSGAKTNGLLNLLTDRLSVDHVQFRQRTPGEPVCSFVSNYSSQSLRPDLTSDLFRLREEREEGSGHGRRRGLAVFGEEGVMSFHNARKEKIHEREESFHSSSPTLTGVPGKRRYKRHEVEQIHGEVRRMCSLNNQRSFEHVQKILRVKRLQRQAKTGNNVVKRRPGRPRKHPIDKFEPNNYGSDIGRGFGMPVLERCVDLPGKRSLRPSPAPQPLEFSNHDSISVAIETVVHRARSLAPPPTRGGKRRGRPRKEEGGDMAFH